In Mustela nigripes isolate SB6536 chromosome 12, MUSNIG.SB6536, whole genome shotgun sequence, one DNA window encodes the following:
- the POU5F2 gene encoding POU domain, class 5, transcription factor 2 encodes MAGNRPSDFSPLPGSGRGGPRGPMPVRVGAPIWLSAQAVPSMLMIRPGISPGPEGWEVPLGPRPYGFYSGMAPHRPRVGAGEAGPRFRSPSEGAFRRPYMVLQCTPSLVLPEDVSKVEKEMEQLAKELRQKRMALGYSQADVGFAMGALFGRVLSQTTICRFESQQLSLANMWKLRPLLKMWLEEVDTKNFLGIRKMEMILRQARKQRRANRENRIRNNLEQLFLQCPKPTPQQISCIADQLRLQKELVQVWFHNRIKMDRQPTIDFSPPADVGAAGPPFPGGPVCFPLASGIHFGAPHYEEPYFIPMYSPTPFPVSGTFLSARVNAQGHPRLSN; translated from the coding sequence ATGGCCGGAAACAGGCCCTCAGACTTCTCCCCACTGCCAGGCAGTGGTAGGGGCGGGCCCAGAGGGCCAATGCCAGTGCGGGTTGGTGCTCCGATCTGGTTGAGTGCCCAGGCCGTTCCCAGCATGCTGATGATCCGACCAGGGATCAGCCCAGGccctgaggggtgggaggtgccCCTGGGTCCACGACCCTACGGATTCTACAGTGGGATGGCACCCCACAGGCCCAGGGTCGGAGCTGGTGAGGCTGGGCCCCGGTTCCGGAGCCCCTCGGAGGGCGCCTTCCGGAGACCCTACATGGTCCTGCAATGCACCCCAAGTTTGGTGCTGCCAGAGGACGTCTCGAAGGTAGAGAAAGAGATGGAGCAGCTGGCCAAAGAGCTGAGGCAAAAGAGGATGGCCCTGGGGTATTCACAGGCCGACGTGGGGTTCGCCATGGGGGCTCTTTTTGGAAGAGTGCTTAGCCAGACAACCATCTGCCGCTTCGAGTCCCAGCAGCTCAGCCTCGCCAACATGTGGAAGCTGCGGCCACTACTGAAAATGTGGCTGGAGGAGGTGGACACCAAGAACTTTCTGGGCATACGCAAAATGGAGATGATCCTGCGGCAGGCTCGGAAGCAGAGACGGGCAAACAGGGAGAATCGCATCCGAAACAACCTGGAGCAACTCTTCTTGCAGTGCCCGAAGCCCACACCCCAGCAAATCAGCTGCATCGCTGACCAGCTCCGGCTGCAGAAGGAGCTGGTCCAAGTTTGGTTCCATAACCGGATCAAGATGGATCGTCAGCCAACCATTGATTTCTCCCCACCGGCGGATGTGGGGGCAGCCGGGCCTCCTTTCCCAGGGGGACCAGTGTGCTTTCCCCTGGCATCAGGGATCCATTTTGGTGCCCCGCACTACGAAGAGCCCTACTTTATACCCATGTATTCCCCTACCCCTTTCCCTGTGTCAGGGACCTTCCTCTCTGCCCGAGTCAACGCTCAGGGCCACCCCAGGCTTTCAAACTGA